A single region of the Podospora pseudopauciseta strain CBS 411.78 chromosome 1, whole genome shotgun sequence genome encodes:
- a CDS encoding hypothetical protein (COG:S; EggNog:ENOG503P4RH) has protein sequence MADIKPDTSTAQPRPSNEEPTASPQQQGPEQTGETVPSKTPESAEPVVSPSEVVTSSPAEPKGKNTEDEAPSLSQPPLGKTALTAAPARDDDSLSIEPTAALPPAAMSDSVSPSSPVCTITLLLPTGARHPYKIDEKYLSKRGVDIPEYLEGGGVKDPFSISVYKLKELILREWRDEWEGRPASPTSIRLIHFGKLLDDKEPLKKYQLSKDAPNVVHMSVRPAEMMEEDEGAKGGKASSREGRTREGGGGCCVIL, from the exons ATGGCCGACATCAAGCCAGACACGAGCACCGCACAGCCGCGACCGTCGAATGAGGAGCCAACAGCCTctccacaacaacaagggCCGGAACAGACGGGAGAGACCGTGCCGTCAAAGACACCAGAGAGCGCTGAACCAGTAGTATCTCCATCCGAGGTGGTGACAAGCTCACCTGCCGAACCGAAAGGAAAGAACACGGAGGATGAAGCCCCGTCATTATCACAACCACCTCTCGGCAAGACAGCTCTGACCGCTGCGCCAGCAAGAGACGATGACTCCCTTTCAATAGAGCCTACAGCCGCTCTGCCTCCCGCGGCCATGTCCGATTCTGTTTCGCCGTCTTCCCCGGTCTGCACCATCACGCTGCTGCTCCCTACCGGTGCGCGACACCCGTACAAGATCGACGAGAAGTACCTCTCGAAGCGGGGTGTTGATATTCCAGAATATCtcgagggtgggggggtcAAGGACCCGTTCAGTATATCAGTGTacaagctcaaggagctgATCTtgagggagtggagggaCGAGTGGGAGGGCAGGCCGGCGAGTCCAACCAGTATCAGGTTGATTCATTTCGGAAAGTTATTGGACGATAAGGAGCCGTTGAAGA AATACCAACTGAGCAAAGATGCCCCCAACGTTGTGCACATGTCGGTACGGCCAGcagagatgatggaggaagacgagggcGCCAAAGGTGGGAAGGCCAGCTCCCGTGAGGGCAGGACAAGGGAGGGCGG
- the OPT8_1 gene encoding OPT superfamily (COG:S; EggNog:ENOG503NVY1) — translation MDIARPDDEENQNHTTPHFTWRAVLAGLIIGFFINLSNTYYGLRIGAASQMSIVSALLGFVTFQFLQRYLRISLNPSENSLLLSVSTSVGCMPVAAGFINVIPALEFLLSSEEKGPLLLSAKSLIVWSIGLCFFGLLFAAVFRNHFVVQEKLPWPGAKRAANLINSLYHQNPQPSMGHQSARDEANRQPDNEEDTDHSSFVREEQALLTPQPTIDGFRWDRGKQSLFRGTLLSWGLGMIVYFVPVLRKIPVFGRTASKNWLWSVDLSPGFFGQGMMTGPTVPLHTMMGAVAGWGTLSPYAKKQGWAPGSIDDWENGARGWIIWVALASLLADAFVKLGWFIWREVVLFSDDTAIMDGENEDEINTDHDYPSSMIGRRRLIFYFLVSAIICAVSVHATFGSVVPWYYTGLALTLALPTAVVGIRSIAETDHNPECALVSHLVFGTFLSSSNPNAILINLFSAAVSQAGASQSGDISHNFRIGQLVGSSPKVQLYGHIIGSIFGAFVSCGAYRLYASQHSIPGPLFRIPAAFLFINTARVAIGHGLPEGVAPFAIVAAVFSGMSTIVKMRYANRWWQTFIPTGVSFAIGIYNTPSFTITRIMGAVFYWACANFGREKGRKNNDLLVLASGLVLGESVASLTGLVSTMMFKRFGGH, via the exons ATGGATATTGCCCGACCTGACGACGAAGAGAACCAAAACCATACAACTCCACATTTCACATGGCGCGCCGTCCTAGCTGGACTCATAATTGGTTTTTTCATCAATCTTTCCAACACTTATTATGGCCTGCGAATCGGTGCCGCCAGCCAGATGTCGATCGTTTCGGCGCTCCTCGGCTTCGTCACTTTTCAATTCCTACAGCGTTATCTTCGAATTTCTCTTAACCCCTCAGAAAATTCCCTGCTTCTCAGTGTCTCCACATCCGTAGGGTGCATGCCCGTCGCAGCTGGCTTCATCAACGTCATTCCGGCGCTAGAGTTTCTGCTCAGCTCAGAAGAGAAGGGACCACTTCTACTAAGCGCCAAAAGTCTCATTGTGTGGTCTATTGGGCTTTGCTTCTTTGGTCTCCTATTTGCTGCCGTATTTCGCAACCATTTTGTCGTGCAAGAAAAATTGCCGTGGCCTGGGGCAAAACGTGCAGCCAATCTCATCAACTCACTTTATCACCAGAATCCGCAGCCGAGCATGGGCCACCAAAGCGCCAGAGATGAGGCAAATAGACAGCCCGATAACGAAGAAGACACAGATCACAGCAGTTTTGTTAGAGAGGAGCAAGCACTTCTcactccccaacccactATCGATGGGTTTCGGTGGGATCGTGGCAAGCAAAGCCTCTTCCGAGGAACTCTCCTCTCCTGGGGCCTTGGTATGATTGTTTACTTTGTTCCAGTCTTGCGCAAGATCCCAGTCTTTGGGCGCACTGCGTCCAAGAACTGGTTGTGGTCTGTTGATCTCTCTCCGGGATTTTTTGGCCAGGGCATGATGACAGGTCCTACCGTTCCGCTACATACGATGATGGGTGCCGTTGCTGGCTGGGGAACTTTGTCACCGTATGCAAAGAAACAAGGTTGGGCCCCGGGCAGTATTGATGACTGGGAAAACGGAGCAAGGGGCTGGATAATCTGGGTCGCTCTGGCCTCGCTACTTGCTGACGCATTCGTCAAACTCGGGTGGTTTATTTGGCGGGAAGTTGTCCTTTTTAGCGACGACACAGCAATTATGGATGGAGAAAATGAAGATGAGATCAACACCGACCATGATTACCCATCATCGATGATCGGAAGAAGACGGTTGATTTTCTACTTCTTGGTGTCGGCTATAATCTGTGCAGTAAGTGTGCATGCTACTTTTGGCTCTGTCGTGCCATGGTACTACACTGGTTTGGCTCTCACTTTGGCCCTTCCTACAGCGGTAGTCGGGATCAGGTCTATTGCAGAAACTGACCACAACCCCGAATGCGCTTTAG TATCACACCTTGTATTTGGGACATTTCTATCCTCTTCGAATCCTAACGcaatcctcatcaacctcttctctGCAGCAGTCTCACAGGCTGGTGCAAGCCAGTCAGGAGACATCTCCCATAACTTCAGGATTGGACAGCTTGTTGGATCAAGCCCAAAAGTTCAGCTTTATGGACACATAATTGGGTCAATTTTTGGCGCGTTCGTCTCGTGTGGTGCCTACAGACTCTATGCGTCGCAACATTCGATTCCAGGGCCCCTATTCAGAATCCCTGCTGCATTTCTATTCATAAACACGGCAAGAGTGGCGATAGGCCATGGTCTTCCAGAAGGTGTCGCCCCATTCGCAATAGTGGCAGCAGTGTTCTCTGGCATGAGCACCATCGTCAAGATGAGATATGCAAATCGGTGGTGGCAGACGTTCATTCCCACGGGTGTTTCCTTTGCAATCG GGATTTACAACACGCCATCCTTCACGATCACCCGCATAATGGGGGCTGTGTTCTACTGGGCATGTGCAAATTTCGGGCGtgaaaagggaaggaagaACAATGATTTGCTCGTGCTCGCCAGTGGGCTTGTTTTGGGCGAGTCTGTCGCGAGCCTCACAGGTCTTGTTTCTACGATGATGTTTAAAAGGTTTGGTGGGCACTAA
- a CDS encoding hypothetical protein (EggNog:ENOG503P0XK), whose protein sequence is MSRNIHQKYPSAPRIKLVNKKKPRRPSVTSSESSLNLSDDEGYSGVEDVSESDNELDEDDVVAAEEEHLITNMARNRLLKTPRPLDEENDADEEDEDEEDELEEEEAIDDEDANDDEDDDDDSVSWQGLSPPKEFEDAMWPESELPDVTPVKRHVRFAGIDSDSDNTESDLSESDDGKQFFPDIFVDQNALDPRFRREIENDDGSDTDGSYWDFNGSTQDVFVETSDVEFDNGGLHGTPMPTPRVIPPLNILPTPLTAFSTESPELDGYETDGDTTEEDIPEPVVRKKQVRRPVSVETSDSETPRPNCHVRGKPRLARFDLDGDSDKPVGVINPKTGKMMIFTRQKADRLELAPESYDLNFAQDDLSACSPMMANSALIMLGVMDANTLGDYFATQPFGPSEAFFPCSDAFTGEETDESEYYPALEDEGEDALRIEDFIEFREDNESDQENEDEDNAGDWSNDPNSSPTRPKTSASMTTTNTDYYVKDVHPLLTHFEMNSNAVGAFRRNQVNQQLINSEVATQESLAFSGPYHIGTLRGIKSGSMETVTTPITPVRRQKRNSMVGLDGPLDYSPGSPLNHVSQKRKAPDTVADDNLHKRHRSISDMEILQL, encoded by the exons ATGTCTCGAAACATTCACCAAAAATATCCCTCTGCGCCTCGCATCAAGCTcgtcaacaagaagaagccgcGCAGGCCCTCCGTCACCTCGAGCGAGTCGtctctcaacctctccgACGACGAAGGTTACTCCGGCGTCGAAGACGTCAGCGAATCTGACAATGAactcgacgaggacgatgtggttgcggccgaggaggagcatcTGATCACCAATATGGCTAGGAATCGCCTGTTGAAAACCCCTCGGCCGCTCGACGAAGAGAATGAcgctgatgaagaagacgaagacgaggaggacgagctcgaagaagaggaagccattgacgacgaagatgccaatgatgacgaggacgacgatgacgacagTGTTAGTTGGCAGGGCTTGTCACCACCAAAAGAGTTTGAGGATGCCATGTGGCCCGAGTCTGAACTGCCGGATGTCACGCCGGTTAAGCGCCATGTTCGGTTTGCCGGTATCGACAGCGACAGTGACAACACAGAATCCGACCTGTCCGAATCTGATGATGGCAAGCAATTCTTTCCCGATATCTTTGTCGACCAGAACGCTCTTGATCCCCGGTTCCGCCGCGAGATTGAGAATGATGATGGCTCCGACACCGATGGCTCGTACTGGGACTTCAATGGCTCCACCCAAGACGTATTCGTCGAGACATCGGATGTCGAATTCGACAATGGAGGTCTCCACGGTACCCCAATGCCAACGCCAAGGGTCATCCCTCCACTGAATATTCTACCCACTCCGCTGACGGCATTTTCCACCGAGTCACCGGAGCTTGACGGTTATGAGA CTGATGGCGACACAACAGAAGAGGACATCCCAGAGCCGGTTGTGCGTAAGAAGCAGGTTCGGCGACCAGTGTCTGTGGAAACTTCGGATTCTGAGACACCAAGACCTAACTGCCACGTACGAGGAAAGCCTCGTCTTGCGCGCTTCGACTTGGACGGTGACAGCGATAAGCCGGTCGGCGTGATCAATCCAAAAACTGGCAAGATGATGATTTTCACGCGTCAAAAGGCGGATCGTCTCGAGTTGGCTCCAGAGTCGTATGACCTGAATTTTGCTCAGGATGATTTGTCAGCTTGCTCTCCCATGATGGCCAACTCGGCCTTGATCATGCTGGGTGTCATGGACGCTAATACTTTGGGTGACTATTTCGCTACACAGCCCTTTGGGCCCAGTGAGGCCTTCTTCCCCTGTTCTGATGCATTCACTGGGGAAGAGACAGATGAATCCGAGTACTACCCAGCCCTGGaagatgagggtgaggatgctCTCAGGATTGAGGATTTCATCGAGTTTAGGGAGGACAACGAATCGGACCAGGAAAacgaagacgaagacaaCGCCGGAGACTGGAGCAATGATCCAAATTCAAGCCCGACACGGCCCAAGACCTCGGCCAGCATGACCACCACAAACACAGACTATTATGTCAAGGACGTCCACCCTTTGCTCACCCACTTCGAGATGAACTCCAACGCCGTGGGCGCTTTCCGTCGTAATCAGGTAAATCAGCAACTCATCAACAGTGAGGTCGCGACCCAGGAGTCACTCGCTTTCTCTGGACCTTACCACATTGGAACTCTCCGAGGCATCAAGTCCGGCAGCATGGAGACGGTAACAACCCCCATCACACCGGTGCGCAGGCAAAAGAGAAACAGCATGGTAGGCCTTGATGGACCTCTTGATTATTCCCCAGGATCTCCGCTCAACCATGTATCACAGAAGAGAAAGGCCCCCGATACCGTCGCGGATGACAACCTCCACAAACGCCACCGGAGCATTTCGGACATGGAAATTTTGCAGTTGTAA
- a CDS encoding hypothetical protein (COG:Z; EggNog:ENOG503NY7X): MATSRPPQNLFQVYLRLRPHNNSASTSGERFLSVEEPDENSDAPRHITLNPPNDRRRAIEKFAFTQVFEEDASQLDVFHCTGVANLVEGVLAPYGGEGTDALLATLGVTGSGKSHTILGSKSQRGMIQLALDVIFRSLSDNLLDCSSYPPLEQSITNSDPSEALIFSAHNFLDSVYADAPATFKSSSSRAPTPMLSESVGPSSNQHRRMNRSVAFPQQPDISALSVSCDPSSEYAVVVSMYEVYNDRIFDLLTPPTKSAATKEYRRRPLLFKPTETSPDRKIVAGLRKVICGDLQQALLVLEAGLHERRVTGTSSNSVSSRSHGFFCVEVKKRTRASRKHGDLPWGGSTLTIVDLAGSERARDAKTAGATLAEAGKINESLMYLGQCLQMQSDATTKDKPNLVPFRQCKMTELLFSNCFPSASSFSSARHRNPQKAVMIVTADPHGDYNATSQILRYSALAREVTVPRVPSITQTTLSAPAPPASPPPLGQLGSPPVHHRSFFAPPGSSSSNQPQHGGLLSSPNIQRAFSPLSGSSLSGDAHRSTMEAAALEIARLSEELEYLRQALESERSAREEAEAHLLSMEDRMIELEQAIREDCTNEFEQRLEIEMARWKTTMQIEMERGEEHWGRKIEVFERSLAVAPLSLPSTQPQSDYEEVDGEDNDKENILMEDMEQENERLKRENEILRREVAGMSPSKRRPLGERSGLGVAGEESRGSSPRPTRKDREKDREVTLRQKLENLRMDDSSSESQRPPSAQQQSRHSSPKKMRRLQTKRWNEIDDDDMF; this comes from the exons ATGGCCACGTCAAGACCACCGCAGAATCTCTTCCAGGTTTATCTGCGACTTCGCCCACACAACAATAGCGCGTCGACCAGTGGGGAAAGATTTCTTTCTGTCGAGGAGCCCGACGAGAACAGCGACGCGCCGAGACATATCACCCTAAACCCCCCCAATGATCGACGGCGTGCCATCGAGAAGTTCGCATTCACCCaggtgtttgaggaggatgccTCCCAACTGGATGTCTTCCATTGCACTGGCGTCGCAAATCTCGTCGAAGGCGTGCTTGCTCCCTATGGCGGCGAGGGGACTGATGCTCTGCTTGCGACGCTGGGCGTCACTGGGTCAGGCAAG TCGCATACCATTCTTGGCTCAAAGTCCCAGCGCGGGATGATCCAGCTCGCCCTCGATGTCATCTTCCGATCCCTTAGCGACAATCTGCTCGACTGCAGCTCTTACCCTCCCCTCGAACAGTCGATCACCAACTCTGATCCTTCCGAAGCTCTCATCTTTTCTGCCCACAACTTCCTCGACAGTGTGTACGCGGATGCGCCCGCCACCTTCAAGAGTAGCAGCTCCAGAGCACCTACGCCTATGCTA AGCGAATCCGTTGGACCGAGTTCGAACCAACACCGACGCATGAACCGCTCCGTCGCGTTCCCGCAGCAGCCTGATATAAGCGCCCTATCTGTTTCATGCGATCCGTCGTCCGAATATGCCGTGGTGGTTTCCATGTACGAAGTCTACAACGATCGCATCTTTGATCTCTtgacccctcccaccaagtCGGCCGCAACGAAAGAATATCGCCGACGACCGCTCCTGTTCAAGCCGACAGAGACATCCCCTGATCGCAAGATTGTTGCAGGACTTCGAAAGGTTATATGTGGGGATTTGCAGCAGGCCTTACTGGTGCTTGAAGCTGGTTTACATGAGCGGAGAGTGACAGGaacaagcagcaacagcgtTAGCTCGCGAAGCCATGGCTTCTTTTGCGTAGAAGTGAAAAAGCGCACCCGAGCCAGCCGCAAGCACGGCGATCTTCCCTGGGGCGGCAGCACTCTCACCATTGTTGATCTTGCTGGAAGCGAAAGGGCGAGAGATGCCAAAACCGCGGGCGCGACACTGGCAGAAGCCGGCAAGATCAACGAAAGCTTGATGTATCTAGGCCAATGCTTGCAGATGCAGAGCGATGCCACGACCAAGGACAAGCCAAATCTTGTCCCATTCCGTCAGTGCAAGATGACTGAGTTGCTGTTCTCCAATTGTTTCCCGTCGGCCTCATCCTTTTCGTCAGCCCGCCATCGAAATCCTCAGAAGGCTGTCATGATCGTCACCGCCGACCCTCACGGCGACTACAATGCAACGTCTCAGATCCTTCGATATTCCGCCCTGGCGAGGGAAGTTACCGTCCCGCGCGTTCCCAGCATAACACAAACCACGTTGTCGGCCCCGGCGCCTCCTGccagcccaccccccctGGGACAACTAGGCTCTCCACCTGTTCACCATCGCAGCTTTTTTGCTCCTCCCggatcatcttcttccaacCAACCGCAGCACGGTGGCCTGTTGTCATCCCCCAACATTCAGCGAGCATTCTCGCCTCTGTCTGGCTCTAGCCTCAGCGGAGACGCCCACCGCAGCACTATGGAGGCCGCGGCGCTCGAGATTGCCCGTCTCTCTGAAGAGTTGGAGTATCTTCGTCAAGCGCTCGAGTCAGAACGCTCAGCGCGCGAAGAAGCCGAGGCGCATTTGCTCAGCATGGAGGATCGTATGATTGAGCTCGAGCAAGCTATTCGTGAGGACTGCACCAACGAGTTTGAGCAGCGCCTCGAGATTGAGATGGCAAGGTGGAAGACGACGATGCAAATCGAGATGGAACGAGGCGAGGAGCACTGGGGACGGAAGATTGAAGTTTTCGAGAGGAGCCTCGCTGTCGCGCCTTTATCGTTGCCGTCAACCCAGCCGCAGAGCGATTACGAGGAGGTCGACGGGGAAGACAACGACAAGGAAAATATTCTCATGGAGGACATGGAACAGGAGAACGAGAGACTCAAGAGGGAGAACGAGATTCTCAGAAGAGAGGTAGCTGGGATGAGCCCAAGCAAGAGGAGGCCGTTGGGTGAGAGATCAGGACTCGGTGTTGCCGGTGAGGAGAGCAGAGGTAGCAGTCCAAGACCCACAAGAAAAGACAGGGAAAAAGACAGGGAGGTGACATTGAGGCAGAAATTGGAGAATCTTAGGATGGATGATTCATCTTCTGAATCTCAGCGGCCGCCGTCTGCACAGCAACAAAGCAGGCACAGCAGTCccaagaagatgaggaggttaCAGACCAAGAGATGGAACGAAATCGATGATGACGATATGTTTTAG
- the ERG6_2 gene encoding Delta(24)-sterol C-methyltransferase (COG:H; EggNog:ENOG503NTY3) produces MSSHLPPNYTPALLHRYLSHFNRDPSQLNVIDHDAVGYATVEERAARAKKYNVVASDYYDLVSPLYEQGWGQRFHYTPIFPGKSITDSMTAYEHEFARIARLKPGMKVLDLGCGIGGPVRTITKAIGCEIIGITNSAWHVERGTQLTKQAGLEGKVTLVQGNFVKLPFEDESFDAAYSVESLCYAPDPAEVYREIKRILKPGAPFTFHDFAMTKKFDENNTEHAKIRNWVEFGNGIVKMPWVPDMRRCVVSAGFELLAEENMADRSNGAPWYYGPAGDVSWAWRVPGWDDFFRVVKMSPLFLFIAKSIYRVLILFGFAPPETLTLMDTMWYCCRSVAIGGKMGIFTPMYVFTCRKPITANKRSGAAEQKQEQEKVELKRA; encoded by the exons ATGTCTTCCCACCTACCTCCCAACTACACCCCTGCGCTTCTCCACCGCTACCTTTCCCATTTCAACCGTGACCCTTCCCAGCTAAATGTCATCGACCACGATGCCGTCGGCTACGCCACGGTGGAAGAACGGGCCGCCCGCGCAAAGAAATACAACGTAGTCGCTTCGGACTATTATGATCTTGTCTCGCCTCTCTACGAGCAAGGATGGGGCCAGCGATTCCATTacacccccatcttcccTGGGAAGTCCATAACCGACAGCATGACAGCTTATGAGCACGAGTTTGCCCGTATTGCCCGCCTCAAACCAGGGATGAAGGTGTTGGATCTTGGCTGCGGCATTGGCGGCCCTGtccgcaccatcaccaaagcaATCGGCTGCGAGATCATTGGGATCACAAACAGCGCCTGGCATGTTGAGCGAGGCACGCAGTTGACCAAGCAGGCCGGACTGGAAGGCAAGGTTACCCTCGTCCAGGGCAATTTTGTG AAACTCCCCTTCGAAGACGAATCCTTCGACGCCGCATACTCGGTAGAAAGCCTTTGTTACGCCCCCGACCCTGCAGAAGTGTACCGTGAGATCAAGCGCATCTTGAAGCCAGGAGCCCCGTTTACGTTTCACGACTTCGCCATGACCAAGAAGTTTGACGAGAACAACACTGAGCACGCGAAGATTCGGAACTGGGTCGAATTTGGAAACGGGATTGTGAAGATGCCGTGGGTGCCGGATATGAGGAGGTGTGTGGTCTCTGCTG GATTCGAGTTACTGGCAGAAGAGAACATGGCTGACCGTAGCAATGGGGCTCCTTGGTACTATGGTCCGGCAGGAGATGTTTCTTGGGCATGGCGCGTTCCTGGGTGGGATGACTTCTTCAGGGTGGTCAAGATGTCTCCCCTTTTCCTATTCATCGCCAAAAGTATCTACCGAGTGTTGATTCTGTTCGGCTTTGCGCCACCCGAAACACTCACCCTGATGGACACCATGTGGTACTGCTGTCGTTCGGTGGCTATCGGCGGCAAGATGGGGATTTTCACCCCAATGTATGTGTTCACATGCCGTAAGCCAATCACGGCAAACAAGCGAAGTGGTGCTGCAGAGCAAAAGCAAGAACAGGAGAAAGTTGAGCTCAAGAGGGCTTGA
- a CDS encoding hypothetical protein (COG:C; COG:H; EggNog:ENOG503NWEM): MFSQSDIPETNVDVLIIGAGPAGLMAAASFAHLTAIPSASPLSVRIIDKRSTKIFSGQADGLQCRSLEIFDSLGFADRAWKEANHMIEICMWNPDATGIIQRSDRIPDTIVGLSRFQQIVLQQGRIERFFLDNIQKYSGGAIKVERAILPTSLQIGEERVKVTVRKLTEEEATPPQATTGSKSDVTDGLFRSNLVGDDYEDKITDAKGGEEEVINAKFVIGCDGARSWTRRALGPEFELQGEATDFIWGVMDIIPLTDFPDIRMRCAIHSANDGSLMVIPRENRLVRLYIQLKEVTPDASGRADRSKITPELIFGAAQKILRPYKIDYEYCDWWTAYQIGQRISPSFSHPSNKVFLAGDAVHTHSPKAGQGMNVSMQDSFNLAWKVGLIAKGICHPRILDTYQSERRRVAQDLIEFDHKFSRLFSGRPAKDVMDAEGVSMAEFKDAFLKGNLFASGLSVDYGPSSLVVKSGDPGELGDRSVRSRNLEGVRRITVEEFEVKQSLAKGLPVGMRFNSFKVLNQACARPWHFQERLKADGRFRIVLFAGDILDPAQKQRVKVFCDKLSSSNGFMRRATPEGAKIDSVIEVLTIHSAKRTETELLRDFPDILHPFDPHTGWDYNKVFVDEESYHEGFGDAYKNYGVDKEKGCVVAVRPDQYVGWVGELEDFEQLQEYFEGIFLV, translated from the exons ATGTTCTCTCAGTCCGATATTCCGGAGACGAATGTCGACGT CCTCATCATTGGCGCCGGGCCTGCCGGGCTCATGGCTGCCGCATCTTTCGCTCACCTCACCGCTATCCCCTCTGCCTCTCCGCTTTCAGTTCGGATCATAGACAAGCGTTCCACAAAGATATTTTCGGGCCAGGCCGACGGTCTTCAATGCCGCTCTCTTGAAATCTTTGACTCTCTTGGCTTTGCTGACAGGGCATGGAAGGAAGCAAACCACATGATCGAAATCTGCATGTGGAATCCTGACGCGACAGGTATCATTCAACGGAGCGACAGAATCCCCGATACGATTGTGGGGCTGTCCAGATTCCAACAGATTGTGTTGCAACAGGGCAGGATTGAGAGGTTCTTTTTGGACAACATCCAGAAATACTCTGGGGGTGCCATCAAAGTCGAGAGGGCGATCCTACCAACCAGTTTGCagattggggaggagagagtTAAAGTGACGGTGAGAAAGCTAACAGAAGAGGAAGCTACTCCGCCGCAAGCTACGACAGGCAGCAAGAGTGATGTGACAGATGGGCTCTTTCGGAGTAACCTTGTGGGGGATGACTACGAGGACAAGATCACAGATGCaaagggtggggaggaagaagtgaTCAATGCAAAATTCGTCATTGGGTGTGACGGTGCTAGGAGCTGGACCAGACGGGCACTTGGTCCCGAGTTCGAGCTACAAGGCGAAGCAACCGACTTCATTTGGGGAGTTATGGATATCATCCCTCTCACTGACTTTC CCGACATTCGCATGCGCTGTGCTATCCACTCAGCCAACGATGGGAGTCTCATGGTCATCCCTCGCGAGAACCGGCTGGTGAGATTGTACATTCAGCTCAAGGAGGTCACGCCGGACGCATCCGGCAGGGCAGACAGGTCCAAGATCACACCGGAGCTCATCTTTGGCGCTGCGCAAAAGATTTTAAGGCCATATAAGATCGACTATGAATATTGCGACTGGTGGACCGCGTACCAG ATCGGACAACGTATCTCACCCTCCTTTTCGCACCCTTCCAATAAGGTATTCCTTGCGGGCGATGCAGTGCACACTCATTCCCCCAAAGCAGGACAAGGCATGAACGTTTCTATGCAGGACTCATTCAACTTGGCGTGGAAGGTTGGGCTCATAGCCAAGGGGATTTGTCATCCCAGGATTTTGGACACATATCAGTCCGAGAGACGCCGAGTTGCTCAGGACCTTATCGAGTTCGACCACAAGTTCAGTCGTTTGTTCAGCGGGCGCCCGGCGAAGGATGTTATGGACGCAGAAGGCGTGAGCATGGCTGAATTTAAGGACGCGTTCCTGAAAGGGAACCTGTTTGCCAGCGGATTGAGTGTTGACTATGGTCCAAGTTCTTTGGTCGTCAAGAGCGGCGACCCTGGCGAACTGGGCGATAGGAGCGTTAGAAGCCGGAATTTGGAAGGGGTGCGCAGAATTACCGTGGAAGAGTTCGAGGTGAAGCAGAGCCTGGCCAAAGGGCTGCCTGTGGGGATGAGGTTCAACAGTTTTAAAGTCCTTAACCAGGCGTGTGCTCGGCCATGGCATTTCCAAGAGAGGCTGAAGGCTGATGGACGGTTCCGCATTGTGTTGTTCGCCGGGGACATACTGGATCCAGCACAGAAGCAGCGAGTTAAGGTGTTCTGTGATAAGCTGAGCTCGTCCAACGGCTTTATGAGAAGGGCTACTCCGGAGGGGGCTAAGATTGATAGTGTGATCGAGGTGTTGACAATCCACTCAGCCAAAAGGACCGAGACAGAGCTCCTGCGAGATTTCCCCGATATCCTGCATCCCTTCGACCCACACACCGGATGGGACTACAACAAGGTTTTTGTCGATGAAGAGAGTTACCATGAAGGGTTTGGCGATGCATACAAGAATTACGGAGTTGATAAGGAGAAAGGGTGCGTTGTGGCTGTCAGACCGGATCAATatgtgggttgggttggtgagtTGGAAGACTTTGAGCAGTTGCAGGAGTACTTTGAGGGCATTTTCCTCGTATAA